The genomic region GCCGGCAGGAAATAATACGCAGAATAACCGTTCAAGTGATTTTCTTCGACCATTCAAACACCTTGCGGTCATTGTTTTGCAAACAAAGAGGGCCCCTTTGTCTTAGACGCCAGTGGCGCTGCCACCGCAATTTTCGTAAGCCGCTTCGAGTAGAGTTGTCTCGAAGGCCAATGGGACCGGCGGGAACGAAAATTGCTTCGCCAAAAGGACTCTCTTTGTTTGCCTTTTTGTTGATCCTTGTTATCTTGCCGCTCGGACCGGCGCGGGCGGTCGATTTCACCGGCAGTGCCGAAGACGATTTTCCCGCCTCGGCCTGCACGGATGACCCCAACGGCCAAAACATCGCCTTGAGCGATGCCTTTCCCCCGGGGACCATCAGCGGATTTGACGTCCAGGCGATCTGTCTCCTCTACGACGGGGCCTTGGACACCCTTTTTGTCGGCATCATGACATTTGACGACGCCGACGGCGACCCCCTCATCTTCGGCGACACCGATGGCAACGGCGATCCCGGCGGAACAGGCTCTGCGCTCGCCGGGGAGGGGGGAACCGATCATGCCGATCTTGCCGAGGAGGAATATTTTGCGCTGATCCTCGACTTCGATAACGACCTCGATACGACCCCGGAGGCGGTGGCGGGGGTAAGCGCCGAACTCTCTGCCCCCGGCGGGTATCGGGTGCGGGAGGTCGCCCTCCCCGATTTGGGGATCGATTTCTCCTTTTTGTCCGACTATTATGGTTCGACCATCACGGGGACCGGCGACAGCGAGATGTTCGCCAGTCCCTCGGTGGATGAGCCTCATCTGGAATTCACCGTTGCCGGTTTTTCGTCCCTTCCCGGTTTTTCCACGCTCGATCCGGCCGTGGACGACGAAAAGATCGCCCTTGTCTTCAAGGCGGGGAGCCTTGGCGACACCGTCATCGGCGACGAGGACATCCGCGTCTCGGTGGCCATCGCCGATTTTTTTGACGACGACGGGGACGAAATCCCGAACAACAGCGATCCCGACAACGACAACGACGGTCTCGACGACGAGGACGAAATCGACATCGGCACCGACCCGTTCGATCCCGACAGCGACGACGACGGCGTCTCCGACGGTGACGAGGTGGATAACGGCACCGATCCAATGACCCCCGGCGACGGCGTCGATCCCGATATCGACATATCGGACAGCGCCGATGCGGTGCAGGTGCAGGGGAGCGGGTTCGGGTCTTGTGCTCTTGTTCGTGAAAATCACGGGTCGCGAGTCACGGGTCACGGGTCATTTTTGATCTTTGTCCTCGGACTGATTCCTCTCTTGTTCTTCCGCTTTTTTTTTCGTCGATCGGTTATTTCGGCAGTTCTTCTTATTATTCTGATCGGCCTTTCAACGAAGACATTCGCCCTTAACGCCGAGCTGTTCCGGCCCCATTTCGACGGTTTTGGACTCATTAATCTCCTCGACAGCCGCAACCTGCAAAAACGGGCTTGGTCGGCCGGGATGGGCTTCAGTTATTCCAATAATCCCGTTGAGCTGGGAGCGGTGGCCGGCGGCGGGCGTCTCGATTCGCTTGTCGATTATCATGTCAACACAACGTTGACCGGCGCCTACGGGATCACCGACTGGGTGGAGATCGGCCTCATCATCCCTTTCTTTCCCAATCTGAAGGTCGAGCCGATCGGAACCAGCGCCGGTCAATCGGGGGCCGCCTTTGGCGACATCAGCATCGCCTCCAAGTTTCACCTCTGGGACAAAGAGGGGGAATCGGGAAGCATGGGGGTGGCGGTCGCCCCCTTCATTACTTTTCCTTCCGGAAGCGATGCGAAGTTCACCGGAGATGACAATGTCACCGGCGGTTTTCGCGCCATTGCCGATCTCGATATCAAGAAAAACAAGTTTGTGGCGAATCTGGGGATTCGCTTGAGGGAACGGGAGGAACTTCTGAATCTGGCGGTGGGGCAGGAACTTCTCTACGGCGTCGGCTACACCCGCCCTATCTGGGAGCCGTGGGATTTTCACGGCGTCACCGAATTGAACGGATCGGTTTC from Deltaproteobacteria bacterium harbors:
- a CDS encoding OmpA family protein, yielding MILVILPLGPARAVDFTGSAEDDFPASACTDDPNGQNIALSDAFPPGTISGFDVQAICLLYDGALDTLFVGIMTFDDADGDPLIFGDTDGNGDPGGTGSALAGEGGTDHADLAEEEYFALILDFDNDLDTTPEAVAGVSAELSAPGGYRVREVALPDLGIDFSFLSDYYGSTITGTGDSEMFASPSVDEPHLEFTVAGFSSLPGFSTLDPAVDDEKIALVFKAGSLGDTVIGDEDIRVSVAIADFFDDDGDEIPNNSDPDNDNDGLDDEDEIDIGTDPFDPDSDDDGVSDGDEVDNGTDPMTPGDGVDPDIDISDSADAVQVQGSGFGSCALVRENHGSRVTGHGSFLIFVLGLIPLLFFRFFFRRSVISAVLLIILIGLSTKTFALNAELFRPHFDGFGLINLLDSRNLQKRAWSAGMGFSYSNNPVELGAVAGGGRLDSLVDYHVNTTLTGAYGITDWVEIGLIIPFFPNLKVEPIGTSAGQSGAAFGDISIASKFHLWDKEGESGSMGVAVAPFITFPSGSDAKFTGDDNVTGGFRAIADLDIKKNKFVANLGIRLREREELLNLAVGQELLYGVGYTRPIWEPWDFHGVTELNGSVSLNGFGSRSNRAPLEWLFGFRKGFMESRVFATVGTSFGITNGYGAPDFRVFGMLGYTAPPIVPKPKPVRTETETIEKRVSYKSYVRLEGGQIVILEPIHFETAKWIILEESLPVVKAVADLMISQQHIRHVVIKGHTDARASDSYNMTLSQNRANAVMQQLIEYGVEPTRLSAEGWGERQPIADNVTPEGLAKNRRVEFHIVEIQEITPRETTETSEEIIKNGKKVP